ACTGATGGCATGCTGGTGGAATGCTGTGCGGCAAATTTTTTCTGGCGTATCGGGGACGCGGTTTTCACTCCGGATTTAACCGCCTCGGGCGTAAACGGTATCCAGCGTCAGCGGGTAATGCAGCAGGTCGTCGAGCTGGGGTTCACCCTGAGCGAGGTCCGTTCGGGCATCGATGTGCTGGCAGAGGCCGAAGAAGTGCTGATCACCAATGCGCTGATGCCGGTTTTACCCGTGTGCCAGATCGAGGCGTGGCACTTCAGCTCGCGCCGTTTATTTCGTCTGCTTAACCCCCATTAATCAACCGTGGAATTTTCATGACTAAAACACGCAAAATTATCGCCGGGGTCGTTGCTGTCTCTCTGCTGGCCGTCGCTTACGGATACTGGCAGACCCGTCAGTTCGCGGATTCCCCGCTGACGGTGGACAAAGAAACCATCTTTACCCTCCCGGCAGGTTCTGGCCGGGTGGTGCTGGAAGCGCAGCTGGAATCAAAGCACATTATCAAACAGAGTCCCTGGTTCGGCGTGTTGCTAAAGCTGGAGCCGGATCTGGCGAAGTTCAAGGCCGGAACCTATCGCCTTGACCCTGAAATGACCGTTCGCGACATGCTGGCACTGCTCGCCAGCGGTAAAGAAGCCCAGTTCCCGCTGCGGTTTGTTGAAGGTACGCGGATGCAGGAGTGGCTGAACCAGCTGCGCAGCGCGCCTTATTTAAAGCACACCCTGGCGGATGACCAGCTGGCTACCGTCGCCAGCGCACTCAAGCTGGAGGGCGAAGCGAAGGGCGTTGAGGGATGGTTCTATCCCGATACCTATCTGTATACCGCCAATACTACCGATGTCGCGGTGCTCAAGCGTGCGTATCAACGGATGGAAAAAGAGGTGGACGCGCAGTGGCAGGGGAAAATGGATAATCTGCCCTATAAAAGCAAAAATGATATGCTGACCATGGCCTCGATTATTGAAAAAGAGACGGCGGTCAGCGAAGAGCGCAGCAGGGTGGCTTCGGTATTTATTAATCGCCTGCGGCTGGGGATGCGTCTGCAGACCGATCCAACGGTGATTTACGGGCTGGGGCCGGATTATCGCGGTACGCTGACGCGCAAAGATCTGGAAACGCCGACGGCCTGGAACACTTACACCATTAACGGCCTGCCGCCGGGGCCGATTGCGATGCCGGGTAAAGCCTCGCTGGAAGCCGCAGCACATCCGCTGAAGACCAACTTCCTCTATTTCGTTGCCGATGGGAAAGGTGGGCATACGTTTACCACTAATCTGGCAAGCCACAATAAAGCCGTGCAGGTGTATCGCCTGGCGCTGAAGGAAAAAAATGAACAGTAAATTTATCGTTATTGAAGGCCTGGAAGGGGCAGGTAAAACTACCGCGCGTGATGCCGTGGTGGCCGAGCTGCGTCGTCATGGCATTAACGATATTGTCTTCACCCGTGAACCCGGCGGCACGCCGCTGGCGGAGAAGCTGCGCGATCTGATCAAGCAGGGCATTGAGGGCGAAGAGGTCACCGATAAGGCCGAACTGCTGATGCTGTATGCCGCACGCGTACAGCTGGTGGAAAACGTCATTAAACCGGCGCTGGCCCGGGGAGCGTGGGTGGTGGGCGACAGGCACGATCTTTCGTCACAGGCTTATCAGGGCGGTGGGCGCGGCATGGATAATCAGCTTATGCACAGCCTGAAGCAGGCGGTGCTGGGTGATTTTGCGCCGGACCTGACGCTTTATCTTGATGTAACGCCTGAAATTGGCCTGCAGCGCGCCCGGGCGCGCGGTGCGCTGGACCGTATTGAGCAGGAGTCGCTGAACTTCTTTATCCGCACCCGCGACCGCTATCTGGCGCTGGCCGCGAGCGATGCGCGGATTAAAACTATCGATGCCACCCGCGACCTGCCGCAGGTGACGCAGCAGCTGGAGCAGACGCTGCAGCAGTGGTTACAGGAACAGCAATGAACTGGTATCCGTGGCTGAATAATAGCTACCGGCAGATTATCAGCCAGCATCAGGCACAGCGCGCCCATCATGCGCTACTGATCCAGGCGCTGCCCGGCATGGGTGACGATACGCTGGTCTGGGGGATCGGCCGCTGGCTGATGTGCCGCCAGCCGGATGGCCTGAAGAGCTGCGGCAGCTGTCATGCGTGCCAGCTGATGCAGGCGGGAACACATCCGGACTGGTATCGGCTGGAAGCGGAAAAGGGTAAGAGCGCGCTGGGGATTGATGCGGTGCGTAGCGTAACGGAAAAGCTCTACCATCACGCCCAGCAGGGAGGCGCAAAAGTGGTCTGGCTGCCGGATGCCGCACAGCTGACCGAAGCCGCCGCCAATGCCCTGCTCAAAACGCTGGAAGAACCGCCGCAGAATACCTGGTTCCTGCTCAGCTGTCGTGAGCCTTCGCGTCTGCTGGCCACCCTGCGCAGCCGCTGCCTGCAGTGGCACCTCGCGCCGCCGGATGAAACCCTGAGCCTGAACTGGCTACAGAAGCAGTGCGCGGCGGGCCTGAATGAGCGGACGGCGGCTCTGCGCCTGACCAGCGGCGCACCTGCGGCGGCTCTGACGCTGCTGGAAGAGAAAAACTGGCAGCAGCGTCAGCTCGTTTGCCAGGCGCTGCCCACCGCGATACAGGGAGATCTGCTCAGCCTGCTGCCCGTGCTGAACCATGATGACGCGGCGCGGCGTATCGGCTGGCTCTGTTCGCTGCTGGTTGACGCGGTGAAATGGCAGCAGGGCGGCGGAGCGTATATCAGCAACGTGGACTGCCAGACGCTGGTGATGCAGATTGCCAGCCTGCTGCCGGCCACGGCGATTGACGCCAGTCTGCGCCAGTGGCTGACCTGCCGCGACCGCCTGCTGAACGTCGTGGCGGTTAACCGCGAACTGCTGCTGACCGACCAGCTGCTGAGCTGGGAAGCCATTCTGCATCCTCACGCTACCGATTTAACAGGTTAAGAGTAACGATTATGTTTTTAGTTGATTCGCACTGCCATCTGGATGGCCTGAACTATGAAACGCTGCATCAGGACGTCTCCGACGTTCTGGCGAAAGCCGCCGCGCGTGATGTGAAGTTTTTGCTGGCGGTTGCCACCACGCTGCCCGGCTATAAGGCGATGATCGAACTGATTGGCGATCGTCCCAACGTGGCCTACTCGTGCGGCGTTCATCCGCTGAACCAGGAAGAAGCGTACGATTTTGCCGAACTGCGCCAGCTTGCCGCCGACCCGCGGGTGATTGCGATGGGTGAAACCGGCCTGGACTATTTCTATCAGAAAGAAACCAAAGAGCGCCAGCAGGCCTCATTCCGTGAACACATCCGCGTGGGCCGCGATCTGAATAAGCCGGTCATCGTGCATACCCGCGATGCGCGGGAGGATACGCTGGCTATTCTGCAGGAAGAGGGGGCTGAGGGCTGCGGCGGTGTACTGCACTGCTTTACCGAAGACCGTGAGACGGCGGAAAAACTGCTGGATATGGGCTTCTATATCTCCTTCTCCGGCATCGCCACCTTCCGCAATGCGGAGCAGATCCGCGAAGCCGCACGCTACGTGCCGCTGGACAGAATGCTGGTGGAGACCGACTCGCCGTATCTGGCCCCGGTGCCGCACCGTGGCAAAGAGAATCAGCCGGCCTACACCCGCGACGTGGCGGAATATATGGCGGTGGTGAAGGGCGTCAGCGTTGAAGAGCTGGCGCAGGCCACAACGCAAAACTTTTCCCGCCTGTTCCATGTGCCGATGTCACGACTGACGGATTGATCGACGGACTAATTTTTTTATAGCTCGTAATTAATACCGAATATTTGTAAAGTGCAGCCCGATAAAAACGATGGCTGCATTTTTTTTGCTGAAAAAAGTAGCGGAACTTTGTGAAATCTTCTAAAGAACTGCGGCACGTTCAACGAAACGTGATAGTCATCAAACAAATTTACGCGGATTTATTTTACTCTTCGTAATAAATATCAGGGGCGCAACGACGCCTCACCCG
The sequence above is a segment of the Erwinia sp. SLM-02 genome. Coding sequences within it:
- the yceG gene encoding cell division protein YceG, giving the protein MTKTRKIIAGVVAVSLLAVAYGYWQTRQFADSPLTVDKETIFTLPAGSGRVVLEAQLESKHIIKQSPWFGVLLKLEPDLAKFKAGTYRLDPEMTVRDMLALLASGKEAQFPLRFVEGTRMQEWLNQLRSAPYLKHTLADDQLATVASALKLEGEAKGVEGWFYPDTYLYTANTTDVAVLKRAYQRMEKEVDAQWQGKMDNLPYKSKNDMLTMASIIEKETAVSEERSRVASVFINRLRLGMRLQTDPTVIYGLGPDYRGTLTRKDLETPTAWNTYTINGLPPGPIAMPGKASLEAAAHPLKTNFLYFVADGKGGHTFTTNLASHNKAVQVYRLALKEKNEQ
- the tmk gene encoding dTMP kinase: MNSKFIVIEGLEGAGKTTARDAVVAELRRHGINDIVFTREPGGTPLAEKLRDLIKQGIEGEEVTDKAELLMLYAARVQLVENVIKPALARGAWVVGDRHDLSSQAYQGGGRGMDNQLMHSLKQAVLGDFAPDLTLYLDVTPEIGLQRARARGALDRIEQESLNFFIRTRDRYLALAASDARIKTIDATRDLPQVTQQLEQTLQQWLQEQQ
- the holB gene encoding DNA polymerase III subunit delta', producing MNWYPWLNNSYRQIISQHQAQRAHHALLIQALPGMGDDTLVWGIGRWLMCRQPDGLKSCGSCHACQLMQAGTHPDWYRLEAEKGKSALGIDAVRSVTEKLYHHAQQGGAKVVWLPDAAQLTEAAANALLKTLEEPPQNTWFLLSCREPSRLLATLRSRCLQWHLAPPDETLSLNWLQKQCAAGLNERTAALRLTSGAPAAALTLLEEKNWQQRQLVCQALPTAIQGDLLSLLPVLNHDDAARRIGWLCSLLVDAVKWQQGGGAYISNVDCQTLVMQIASLLPATAIDASLRQWLTCRDRLLNVVAVNRELLLTDQLLSWEAILHPHATDLTG
- a CDS encoding metal-dependent hydrolase, with protein sequence MFLVDSHCHLDGLNYETLHQDVSDVLAKAAARDVKFLLAVATTLPGYKAMIELIGDRPNVAYSCGVHPLNQEEAYDFAELRQLAADPRVIAMGETGLDYFYQKETKERQQASFREHIRVGRDLNKPVIVHTRDAREDTLAILQEEGAEGCGGVLHCFTEDRETAEKLLDMGFYISFSGIATFRNAEQIREAARYVPLDRMLVETDSPYLAPVPHRGKENQPAYTRDVAEYMAVVKGVSVEELAQATTQNFSRLFHVPMSRLTD